A part of Emys orbicularis isolate rEmyOrb1 chromosome 13, rEmyOrb1.hap1, whole genome shotgun sequence genomic DNA contains:
- the LOC135887418 gene encoding olfactory receptor 2G6-like: MADTNKRNQTSITGFILLGFRNLHELEILLFPLFLVIYIVTVAGNILIVALVVADQHLHTPMYFFLGNLSCLETCYTSTILPRMLASLLTGDRSISVSGCLIQFDIFGSLLATECCLLSVMSYDRYLAICKPLQYAACMNSRFSFQLAAGSWLSGSVVSTITACWLSQLIFCGPSEIDHFLCDYTTLIKLSCSDTSFMVLVIFPLSFIFILPPFLLTLASYVYIISTVLRISSSTGRQKAFSTCSSHLIVVTIFYGTLFIVYLLPDTAALRDLNKVSSVFYTILTPMVNPLIYSLRNKEVKEALRKALSKTITFITNHKLFSLHLL, from the coding sequence ATGGCTGACACAAACAAGAGAAATCAAACGTCCATCACAGGATTTATCCTCCTGGGCTTTAGGAATCTCCATGAACTggaaattcttctcttcccactgtttctagtgatctacattgtgacaGTGGCCGGGAACATCCTCATTGTTGcactagttgtggctgatcagcaccttcacacccccatgtacttcttcctggggaacttgtcctgcttggagacctgctacacctccaccatcctgcccaggatgctggccagtctcctgactggggacagatcCATTTCTGTTAGTGGCTGCCTCATACAATTTGATATCTTTGGTTCTCTGTTAGCTACAGAATGTTGTCTCTTATCAGTGATGTCTTACGATCGGTATTTAGCCATATGCAAACCACTGCAATATGCAGCCTGCATGAATAGTAGATTTTCCTTCCAGCTAGCAGCTGGGTCTTGGCTAAGTGGGTCTGTAGTCAGCACCATCACAGCATGTTGGCTATCACAATTGATTTTCTGTGGCCCcagtgaaattgaccatttccttTGTGATTACACCACATTGATAAAACTGTCCTGCAGTGACACCAGCTTCATGGTTCTTGTGATTTTCCCTCTCTCCTTCATATTCATTCTTCCCCCATTTCTATTAACCCTGGCATCTTATGTGTATATCATCAGCACTGTCCTGAGAATCTCTTCCAGCACTGGGAGGCAAAAGGCTTTTTCCACCTGCTCttctcacctcattgtggtgacaattttctatgggacCCTATTCATTGTCTACTTGCTCCCAGACACTGCTGCACTGCGAGACCTGAACAAAGTGTCCTCTGTCTTCTACACCATCCTGACTCCCATGGtgaatcccctcatctacagcctgagaaacaaggaggTCAAGGAGGCCCTGAGAAAAGCTCTAAGTAAGACTATCACTTTTATAACCAATCACAAACTTTTTTCTCTACATTTATTGTGA